The Pseudodesulfovibrio sp. JC047 genome includes a window with the following:
- the cydB gene encoding cytochrome d ubiquinol oxidase subunit II — protein MENLIEIGSLHYYLAMIWFVLWGVLWIVYFILDGFDLGVGSLMPFLAKNEVEKRTILNSTGPFWDGNEVWLIAAGGVTFAAFPYAYAQMFSGLYTALMLLLFTLIVRGVSFEFRSKVEHDGWKKLWDTAHAVCSFLPALLLGVAFGNIFQGIPLNEVGFSQAGLFGLLNPYGLAGGVLFVVIFLMHGALWLTIRTTGDLHERAERTAIRLWPVVVVLTVLFLAFTAVNTKLFNNYMVYPILFVILLMPVAGLVLMRVYLGAKKYWMAWGASCLYIGGTALFGIIGIFPAIIPSNPNPANSLTIMNSASSELTLEIMLGVAIIFVPLVIGYQFWAYKTFATPIEEHDLHY, from the coding sequence ATGGAAAATCTGATAGAAATCGGTTCGCTGCACTATTACCTGGCGATGATATGGTTCGTCCTTTGGGGTGTGCTTTGGATCGTGTATTTCATACTTGATGGATTTGATCTCGGAGTCGGCAGTCTGATGCCTTTCCTTGCAAAAAATGAAGTTGAAAAACGGACCATTCTCAATTCGACAGGTCCGTTTTGGGATGGCAATGAGGTTTGGCTGATCGCGGCTGGAGGTGTCACCTTCGCGGCTTTTCCCTACGCCTACGCCCAGATGTTCAGCGGACTGTACACCGCACTCATGTTGCTTTTGTTCACACTCATCGTGCGTGGTGTGTCGTTTGAATTCCGTTCGAAAGTGGAGCATGACGGGTGGAAAAAACTCTGGGATACCGCCCACGCGGTCTGTTCCTTTCTCCCGGCCCTGTTGCTCGGTGTGGCTTTCGGCAATATCTTTCAGGGGATTCCCTTGAATGAAGTCGGATTCTCCCAGGCCGGACTGTTCGGTCTGCTTAATCCATACGGACTGGCCGGCGGTGTTTTGTTTGTCGTCATCTTCCTGATGCACGGTGCGTTGTGGTTGACTATCCGGACCACCGGAGACCTGCATGAACGGGCAGAAAGAACTGCCATTCGACTCTGGCCCGTGGTTGTTGTCCTGACGGTCCTTTTCCTCGCCTTTACTGCGGTGAACACCAAGCTTTTCAACAACTACATGGTTTATCCCATCCTCTTTGTCATCCTGTTGATGCCCGTGGCCGGACTGGTTCTCATGCGCGTCTACCTCGGTGCCAAGAAATATTGGATGGCCTGGGGTGCTTCCTGTCTCTACATCGGCGGCACGGCTTTATTCGGCATTATCGGGATTTTCCCGGCCATCATCCCGTCCAACCCGAATCCGGCCAACAGTCTCACCATCATGAATTCCGCCTCCAGTGAATTGACTTTGGAGATCATGCTCGGTGTGGCCATTATCTTTGTTCCCCTCGTCATCGGGTATCAGTTCTGGGCGTACAAGACCTTTGCAACACCCATCGAAGAACACGATCTCCATTACTAG